The following proteins are co-located in the Desulfovibrio legallii genome:
- a CDS encoding division/cell wall cluster transcriptional repressor MraZ — MHKLFKKSLSRSLDPKGRLMLPPEYREGLCAEGGNGTFWLTAFYGRLVAYLPEDWEAVTTQLSSIALPSPRLAHFKTKVMGLAQELTPDAQGRVRIPQALMHEVGLEKDVMLVGMLSKFEIWDLARFNALSIEDVSAELAASGLNISL, encoded by the coding sequence GTGCACAAACTCTTCAAAAAAAGCCTTTCCCGCAGCCTGGACCCCAAGGGCCGGCTTATGCTCCCGCCGGAGTACAGGGAAGGACTTTGCGCCGAAGGCGGCAACGGCACCTTCTGGCTCACCGCTTTTTACGGTCGTCTGGTGGCCTACCTTCCGGAGGACTGGGAAGCCGTTACCACGCAGTTGAGCAGCATCGCCCTGCCGTCGCCCCGGCTGGCCCATTTCAAAACCAAGGTCATGGGCCTTGCGCAGGAACTGACGCCCGATGCCCAGGGCCGGGTGCGCATCCCCCAGGCGCTCATGCATGAAGTGGGGCTTGAGAAAGACGTCATGCTGGTGGGGATGCTCAGCAAGTTTGAAATCTGGGATCTGGCCCGCTTCAACGCCCTGAGTATTGAGGACGTTTCGGCCGAACTGGCCGCCAGCGGCCTGAACATCAGCCTGTAA
- the rsmH gene encoding 16S rRNA (cytosine(1402)-N(4))-methyltransferase RsmH, with protein MQESLSSEQNPARHVPVLPTQVLEALAPRPGGRYLDGTLGLGGHAAAVLAAAPAVELCGLDRDAEALELARQRLAPFGDRAHFFHCQYSEFAQALDQLGWDRIDGALLDIGVSSLQLDEPERGFSFHGDGPLDMRMDPQPGLPSAWHWVNRESFARLKECIATLGEEPQAGRIARVIVEARQKASIDTTAELAALVEKAYPAAWRARARRHPATRTFQALRMAVNDELGELRRFLDGILSRLSLGGRLAVITFHSLEDRMVKQAMRHWAEGCRCPRHVPVCVCRHVPEVRLLHKKPLQADAEELARNPRASSAKLRAVEKIAEAVS; from the coding sequence ATGCAAGAGTCTTTGTCGTCAGAGCAAAATCCGGCCCGGCACGTGCCGGTGCTGCCGACCCAGGTGCTGGAGGCTTTGGCCCCGCGCCCCGGCGGGCGGTATCTGGATGGCACTCTGGGCCTGGGCGGCCACGCTGCCGCCGTGCTTGCGGCGGCCCCTGCCGTGGAGCTCTGCGGTCTGGACCGTGACGCGGAAGCCCTGGAACTGGCCCGGCAGCGGCTGGCGCCCTTCGGCGACAGGGCGCATTTTTTTCACTGCCAGTATAGTGAATTTGCACAGGCTTTGGACCAACTGGGTTGGGACAGGATAGACGGCGCGCTGCTGGACATCGGCGTTTCGTCCCTGCAGCTGGATGAGCCCGAGCGGGGCTTCAGCTTCCACGGCGACGGGCCGCTGGACATGCGCATGGACCCGCAGCCGGGCTTGCCTTCGGCCTGGCACTGGGTCAACCGCGAAAGTTTCGCCCGCCTCAAGGAATGCATCGCCACCCTGGGTGAAGAACCCCAGGCCGGGCGTATTGCCCGCGTCATTGTGGAGGCCCGTCAGAAAGCCAGCATCGACACTACAGCCGAACTGGCTGCCCTGGTGGAAAAAGCCTATCCCGCCGCCTGGCGGGCCAGGGCCCGGCGGCACCCGGCCACCCGCACCTTTCAGGCCTTGCGTATGGCTGTCAACGACGAGTTGGGCGAACTGCGCCGCTTTCTGGATGGCATCCTTTCCCGGCTTTCTCTGGGCGGCAGGCTGGCTGTCATCACCTTCCATTCCCTGGAAGACCGTATGGTCAAACAGGCCATGCGCCACTGGGCCGAGGGCTGCCGGTGCCCCCGGCATGTGCCCGTCTGTGTTTGTCGACATGTGCCCGAAGTGCGTCTGTTGCATAAAAAGCCTCTCCAGGCCGATGCGGAGGAGCTGGCCCGTAACCCGCGCGCCAGCAGCGCCAAGCTGCGAGCTGTGGAAAAAATCGCCGAGGCCGTGTCGTGA
- a CDS encoding penicillin-binding transpeptidase domain-containing protein has translation MFKLRSRKNNRSEADQRKKTTSRPNRHVTSERERASWARNVDWGRARIRLVVGVFCLLWVGLWSRAWYLQMIEGPRLAERARRQHMASELVTGRRGMIYDRNGQVLARSVEARSVYARPQDIEDFQAMAIKLGPILGQDPQKLYAELSQTKRRFVWLRRKVDDYTAEAVRKANIPGIGLSKEYDRIYPFKHMAGQLLGFVGLDDKGLEGLERTLDDRLGCVPTRQIVQRDAMGRRFYLHEEGQSEPVGQDVTLTIDVQMQFIVEEAVARAVRDFDARWGGALVVDVPSGEIMAWAQYPFFNPNTYKEASPLIYRNRLAADALEPGSTFKPFVMAAALQEHKVTPNTLIDCEGGKWVNKNFTIRDTSRQGILPATKVLRYSSNIGMAKIGLSLGAPTFYKYLHALGFGQHTGVPVADSRGILRQPRDWSEVDVLATSFGQSISVTGLQMAQAYLTLLNNGVFKPLRLTRDDGGVVEAHTRVYAETAVRQVMHMMRDVVEEKDGTGKRARVDGLLVAGKTGTAQKADHRSGTYGSKRLASFVGFFPADKPRYLILVMVDEPSRNQYGGVVAAPVFKEIASRTVTYTGMLASTSADEAADKPKAAAAQGRGRSLKLAGLETPFSPAARNAVPARPETGMRLPGHLAKAGSRVPDVMGKTVRNAVELFARAGVVPELKGSGSRVVKQSPLPGTAWPEDDRGAEYILWLSER, from the coding sequence ATGTTCAAACTCAGATCCCGCAAAAACAACAGGTCAGAAGCCGACCAGCGCAAAAAGACCACTTCCCGGCCCAACCGTCACGTTACGTCCGAACGCGAACGCGCGTCCTGGGCGCGCAACGTGGACTGGGGCCGGGCCCGCATTCGCCTGGTGGTGGGCGTCTTCTGTCTGTTGTGGGTGGGGCTGTGGAGCCGGGCCTGGTACCTGCAGATGATTGAGGGGCCGCGCCTGGCGGAACGCGCCCGTCGGCAGCATATGGCTTCCGAACTGGTCACAGGCCGGCGGGGTATGATTTATGACCGCAACGGGCAGGTGCTGGCGCGCAGTGTAGAGGCCCGTTCAGTCTATGCCCGACCGCAGGACATTGAAGACTTTCAGGCCATGGCCATCAAACTGGGGCCCATCCTGGGGCAGGATCCGCAAAAGCTCTATGCGGAGCTGTCGCAGACCAAGCGCCGCTTTGTCTGGCTGCGCCGCAAGGTGGACGACTACACCGCCGAGGCCGTACGCAAGGCCAATATTCCCGGCATAGGCCTGAGCAAGGAATACGACCGTATCTATCCCTTCAAGCATATGGCCGGGCAGCTGCTGGGCTTTGTCGGCCTGGACGACAAGGGTCTGGAAGGTCTTGAACGCACGCTGGACGACCGCCTGGGCTGCGTGCCCACCAGGCAGATCGTGCAGCGCGACGCCATGGGCCGACGGTTTTATCTGCACGAAGAAGGGCAGAGTGAGCCCGTGGGGCAGGACGTGACCCTGACCATTGACGTGCAGATGCAGTTTATTGTGGAGGAAGCCGTGGCCCGCGCTGTGCGCGACTTTGACGCCCGCTGGGGCGGCGCGCTGGTGGTGGACGTGCCCTCAGGCGAGATTATGGCCTGGGCCCAGTACCCCTTTTTTAACCCCAACACCTATAAGGAAGCGAGTCCGCTCATCTACCGCAACCGCCTGGCGGCGGATGCTCTGGAACCGGGCTCAACCTTCAAACCCTTTGTCATGGCCGCGGCCCTGCAGGAGCACAAGGTCACCCCCAATACGCTCATTGACTGCGAAGGCGGCAAATGGGTGAATAAAAACTTCACCATCCGGGACACCTCTCGTCAGGGCATCCTGCCGGCCACCAAGGTGCTGCGCTATTCCTCCAATATTGGTATGGCAAAGATCGGCCTTTCCTTGGGTGCGCCAACTTTTTACAAGTATCTGCATGCATTGGGGTTTGGTCAGCACACGGGCGTGCCCGTGGCCGACAGCAGGGGCATTCTACGTCAGCCGCGAGACTGGAGTGAAGTGGACGTGCTGGCCACATCCTTTGGGCAGAGCATTTCCGTCACCGGGCTGCAGATGGCGCAGGCCTATCTGACTCTGCTCAACAACGGCGTATTCAAGCCCCTGCGTCTTACCCGCGACGACGGCGGGGTGGTGGAGGCGCACACGCGCGTCTATGCCGAAACCGCCGTGCGTCAGGTCATGCACATGATGCGCGATGTGGTGGAAGAAAAGGACGGTACGGGCAAGCGCGCCCGCGTGGACGGCCTGCTGGTGGCCGGAAAAACCGGCACGGCTCAGAAGGCCGACCACCGCTCCGGCACGTATGGCAGCAAGCGGCTGGCCTCCTTTGTGGGGTTTTTCCCGGCGGACAAGCCGCGCTACCTTATTCTGGTCATGGTGGACGAGCCCAGCCGCAACCAGTACGGCGGCGTAGTGGCTGCGCCGGTATTTAAGGAAATTGCTTCCCGCACCGTAACCTATACGGGCATGCTGGCCTCCACGTCGGCCGACGAAGCTGCCGATAAACCTAAGGCCGCCGCGGCTCAGGGCCGGGGCCGCAGCCTCAAACTTGCGGGCCTGGAGACGCCCTTCAGCCCTGCCGCGCGCAATGCCGTGCCTGCTCGGCCCGAAACGGGCATGCGTCTGCCTGGTCATCTGGCCAAGGCCGGCAGCCGCGTGCCGGACGTCATGGGCAAAACCGTGCGCAACGCCGTAGAGCTGTTTGCCCGCGCGGGCGTGGTGCCCGAACTCAAAGGCAGCGGCAGCCGTGTGGTCAAGCAGAGCCCCCTGCCGGGTACGGCCTGGCCCGAAGATGACCGTGGGGCGGAATATATCCTCTGGCTTTCAGAGCGGTAG
- a CDS encoding UDP-N-acetylmuramoyl-L-alanyl-D-glutamate--2,6-diaminopimelate ligase → MERDFAALLEQCRRGGVEVRADSRQVGPGDVFVAVPGASEDGARFISAAVAAGAATVVCRPDAAAAVSGGCAVVAHPDPREALWRLAQARWHTDALALKILGVTGTNGKTTCAYLLERLFSEAGHKVGVMGTVNYRWPGHTEPAPLTTPDPLHVHAMLAQMAAAGADVAVMEASSHAIEQQRVDGVPFAGAIFTNLTQDHLDYHRDMESYFKAKARLFLELPRADKAVAVNADDPWGRRLLELCPDALSFGLQKGGPQRRHLWGELLSAGTDGCHLRMRLGKHAWELHSPLVGAFNASNLLAVQALALDMGLEPETFTALEHFTGVCGRLERVPNPQGLHVFVDYAHTPDALVNVLKALREAGFARIVTVFGCGGNRDRTKRPLMGEAVARWSDVAVLTSDNPRFEEPEAILADVLPGLKTARQVLVEVDRRTATARALDLLGKDDALLIAGKGHEDYQIVKGIKHHYSDQEVVRELLHCA, encoded by the coding sequence ATGGAACGGGATTTTGCGGCCTTGCTGGAACAGTGCCGACGCGGCGGCGTGGAAGTGCGCGCGGATTCGCGTCAGGTCGGGCCCGGAGACGTCTTCGTGGCCGTGCCCGGCGCGAGCGAGGACGGCGCGCGTTTTATTTCCGCAGCCGTGGCGGCGGGCGCGGCTACTGTGGTCTGCCGGCCCGATGCGGCCGCTGCCGTATCCGGGGGCTGCGCTGTGGTGGCCCATCCTGACCCGCGCGAGGCCCTTTGGCGGTTGGCTCAGGCCCGCTGGCACACCGATGCGCTGGCGCTGAAGATCCTGGGCGTCACCGGCACCAATGGCAAGACCACCTGCGCCTATCTGCTGGAACGGCTGTTCAGCGAAGCCGGGCACAAAGTGGGCGTTATGGGCACCGTTAACTACCGCTGGCCCGGCCACACGGAACCAGCCCCGCTGACTACGCCCGACCCCCTGCATGTGCACGCCATGCTGGCGCAGATGGCCGCTGCCGGGGCGGACGTGGCTGTGATGGAGGCCTCCTCCCACGCCATAGAGCAGCAGCGCGTGGACGGCGTGCCTTTTGCCGGGGCCATTTTTACCAACCTGACCCAGGATCATCTGGACTACCACAGGGACATGGAGAGCTACTTTAAGGCCAAGGCCCGGCTTTTCCTTGAATTACCCCGTGCGGACAAGGCTGTGGCCGTCAATGCTGACGACCCCTGGGGACGGCGGTTGCTGGAGCTATGTCCCGACGCGCTTTCTTTTGGCCTGCAGAAGGGCGGGCCGCAGCGGCGGCATCTGTGGGGAGAGCTGCTCTCCGCCGGCACTGACGGCTGTCATCTGCGCATGCGCCTGGGCAAGCACGCCTGGGAGCTGCATTCGCCGCTGGTGGGGGCTTTCAACGCCTCCAACCTGTTGGCCGTACAGGCCCTGGCCCTGGATATGGGGCTGGAACCGGAGACCTTTACGGCCTTGGAACATTTTACGGGCGTCTGCGGTCGGCTGGAGCGCGTGCCCAATCCCCAAGGGCTGCACGTCTTTGTGGACTATGCCCACACGCCGGATGCGCTGGTCAACGTGCTCAAGGCTCTGCGCGAGGCGGGCTTTGCGCGCATTGTCACTGTGTTCGGCTGCGGCGGCAACCGCGACCGCACCAAGCGGCCGCTTATGGGCGAGGCCGTGGCCCGCTGGTCCGACGTGGCTGTGCTGACGTCGGACAATCCGCGCTTTGAGGAGCCGGAAGCCATTCTTGCCGACGTGCTGCCCGGTCTGAAAACCGCCCGGCAAGTGCTGGTGGAGGTGGACCGGCGCACGGCCACGGCCAGGGCGCTGGACCTGCTGGGCAAGGACGACGCCTTGCTTATTGCAGGTAAAGGGCATGAGGATTATCAGATCGTCAAGGGAATAAAGCACCACTACAGTGACCAGGAAGTGGTGCGGGAGTTGCTGCATTGCGCCTGA
- a CDS encoding UDP-N-acetylmuramoyl-tripeptide--D-alanyl-D-alanine ligase yields MRLSYAEIAVHLGLPGSRDDRLLTTAVTDSREACPGALFVCVPGSRVDGHDFAAAAVERGAGAVLAQRPLPPVGAPVLLVPDTVTALGRIAALWRSKTRARVVGITGTAGKTTLKEVLAQVLAVRGQTARNALNHNNQIGMPRAMLATDGQEDFWVLEAGISHAGDMDALGSVLRPDLGLVLNAGAGHTEGLGAKGVAWHKARLLHYLASGGLGLICADYPDLVREAGAYDADVRLFSATGRRADFAAAYLGPAPLSGAAVADGAENPPPIVEQGLFRVRLEGVTFTLAAPFRGAYGAENVAAVAAAAHVLGLSMEEIAQGLGRAVLPAQRLARQRLAGWLLLDDTYNANPLSMQRMLEAAAGQAVGAPLVAVLGEMLELGAQAAPCHEVLGRQLAALGPAAVFWKGGQAEAVHAGLQRGGYGGPWLPVADAADFATTWEKTAGRLPGGVVLFKGSRGNRLELLLAALRERLGRSEAARPE; encoded by the coding sequence TTGCGCCTGAGTTACGCGGAAATAGCAGTCCATCTGGGCTTGCCCGGCAGCAGGGACGACCGTCTGCTGACCACTGCAGTGACGGACAGCCGCGAGGCCTGCCCCGGCGCACTCTTTGTCTGCGTGCCCGGCAGCCGCGTGGATGGCCACGATTTTGCCGCAGCGGCCGTGGAGCGGGGCGCAGGCGCGGTGCTGGCGCAGCGGCCTTTGCCGCCTGTGGGCGCGCCTGTGCTGCTGGTGCCGGATACGGTGACGGCCCTGGGGCGCATTGCCGCGCTGTGGCGTTCCAAAACCCGGGCCAGGGTAGTGGGCATCACGGGCACGGCGGGCAAAACCACGCTCAAGGAAGTGCTGGCGCAGGTGTTGGCCGTGCGCGGTCAGACGGCCCGCAACGCCCTGAACCACAACAACCAGATCGGCATGCCCCGCGCCATGCTGGCCACGGACGGGCAGGAAGATTTTTGGGTGCTGGAGGCGGGCATCAGCCACGCCGGCGACATGGATGCTCTGGGCTCGGTGCTGCGTCCTGATCTGGGGCTGGTTCTCAACGCGGGCGCGGGCCATACGGAGGGCCTGGGCGCAAAGGGCGTGGCCTGGCACAAGGCGCGCCTGCTGCATTATCTGGCTTCCGGAGGCTTGGGCCTTATTTGCGCCGACTATCCCGATCTGGTGCGCGAAGCCGGCGCATACGACGCGGACGTGCGTCTGTTCAGCGCCACAGGACGACGCGCGGACTTCGCGGCCGCCTATCTGGGCCCGGCGCCTCTTTCAGGCGCAGCGGTTGCGGACGGCGCGGAGAATCCGCCGCCAATCGTGGAACAGGGGCTTTTTCGGGTGCGGCTTGAAGGGGTAACGTTCACGCTGGCCGCGCCCTTTCGCGGGGCCTACGGCGCGGAAAACGTGGCTGCCGTGGCCGCAGCAGCGCACGTGCTGGGGCTGAGCATGGAGGAAATCGCCCAGGGCTTGGGGCGGGCCGTGTTGCCCGCACAACGCCTGGCCCGCCAGCGCCTGGCAGGCTGGCTGCTGCTGGACGATACCTACAACGCCAACCCCTTGTCTATGCAGCGCATGCTGGAAGCGGCCGCCGGACAGGCTGTGGGTGCGCCCCTGGTGGCGGTGTTGGGCGAAATGCTGGAACTGGGCGCACAGGCCGCGCCCTGCCATGAAGTCCTGGGGCGGCAACTGGCTGCTCTGGGCCCGGCGGCCGTGTTCTGGAAGGGAGGACAGGCAGAGGCCGTGCACGCGGGCCTGCAGCGGGGCGGTTATGGTGGCCCTTGGCTGCCCGTGGCGGACGCGGCGGATTTTGCGACAACCTGGGAAAAAACGGCGGGCCGGCTGCCCGGCGGCGTCGTATTGTTCAAGGGTTCGCGCGGCAACCGGCTGGAGCTGTTGCTGGCGGCCTTGCGGGAGCGGCTTGGGCGGTCGGAGGCCGCGCGGCCGGAATAG
- the mraY gene encoding phospho-N-acetylmuramoyl-pentapeptide-transferase: MFYNFLVPFSADYTFLNVFRYISFRSMAALITALVFSILVGPRFIAWLRRVKCGQYILEDVAAHASKAGTPTMGGLLMLASLALSLLFWADLSNAYVWQAFLVFVGFGAVGFWDDMTKLRHHENRGISGKAKMAGQLVVACAAMLLLYANPDYSSKLTVPFFKEVTVDLGWMYLPFGIFVMVAASNAVNLTDGLDGLAIGPSIVACLVFSIFIYITGNARFSSYLLVPYMPGVGEVTVFCAALVGAGLGFLWFNAYPAQVFMGDVGSLSMGGVLGYLALLCKQELVLAVVGGLFVAETLSVILQVSYFRWTGGKRIFRMAPLHHHFELKGVPESKIIIRFWITSILLGLMALSVLKLR; encoded by the coding sequence ATGTTTTATAATTTTTTGGTGCCCTTTTCTGCGGACTACACCTTCCTCAACGTGTTCCGCTACATCAGTTTCCGTTCCATGGCCGCGCTCATCACGGCCCTGGTCTTCTCCATTCTGGTGGGGCCGCGCTTTATTGCCTGGCTCCGGCGGGTCAAGTGCGGGCAGTATATCCTTGAGGATGTGGCGGCCCACGCTTCCAAAGCGGGCACGCCCACTATGGGCGGCCTGCTCATGCTGGCGAGTCTTGCGCTCAGCCTGCTGTTCTGGGCCGATCTCTCCAACGCCTACGTCTGGCAGGCCTTCCTGGTCTTTGTGGGCTTTGGGGCCGTGGGCTTCTGGGATGATATGACCAAGCTCCGCCACCACGAAAACCGGGGCATTTCCGGCAAGGCCAAGATGGCCGGGCAACTGGTGGTGGCCTGCGCAGCCATGCTGTTGCTCTATGCCAATCCGGACTACAGCAGCAAGCTCACGGTACCGTTTTTCAAGGAAGTGACCGTGGACCTGGGCTGGATGTACCTGCCCTTCGGCATTTTTGTCATGGTGGCCGCATCCAACGCCGTGAATCTTACGGACGGGCTGGACGGACTGGCCATCGGACCTTCCATCGTAGCCTGCCTGGTTTTCTCCATTTTCATTTACATCACGGGCAACGCGCGCTTTTCCAGTTATCTGCTGGTGCCCTACATGCCGGGCGTGGGTGAGGTGACCGTGTTCTGCGCCGCACTGGTGGGCGCGGGGCTGGGTTTTTTATGGTTCAACGCCTATCCCGCCCAGGTTTTTATGGGCGACGTGGGCTCGCTTTCCATGGGTGGGGTGCTGGGCTATCTGGCCCTGCTCTGCAAGCAGGAACTGGTGCTGGCGGTGGTGGGCGGTTTGTTTGTGGCCGAGACTCTTTCGGTCATCCTGCAGGTGAGTTACTTTCGCTGGACAGGCGGCAAGCGCATCTTTCGCATGGCGCCGCTGCACCACCATTTTGAACTCAAGGGCGTGCCGGAATCAAAAATCATCATCCGCTTCTGGATTACGTCCATCCTGTTGGGGCTCATGGCTCTTTCAGTCCTGAAACTGCGCTGA
- the murD gene encoding UDP-N-acetylmuramoyl-L-alanine--D-glutamate ligase yields MALEKARGRRINAGELAVVVGAGRSGLAAARLLRREGARVRLLDSNPKAFAGREALAEDLRALGVELLLGEHKPEMFAQAAFVVPSPGMPAVRLQGLVDTETSEILAEMELAWRCLSDEPVLAVTGTSGKTTTASLAAAMLHEQGYAVFLGGNIGTPLSEYVLAGTRADVLVLEVSSFQLQTCTTFCPRAGILLNITPNHLDYHKDMEEYITAKFRLFRCQDEGDLAVLGADLRPLAERYALKARTVFVDATERFPHSRLMGRHNRINEEAAWQACRLFGVREESAARAVARFAPLPHRLERVRELRGVLYVNDSKCTTVSALQVALEAFDRPVRLLCGGKFKGGDLAALSALVREKVKEVVLFGASREHFEKAWQGVVPLSWHPTLEPAVRFASADAQPGEVVLLAPATSSYDLYRNYEERGDDFKRLVGLLA; encoded by the coding sequence ATGGCGTTGGAAAAAGCACGGGGCAGACGCATCAATGCCGGAGAACTGGCAGTGGTGGTGGGCGCGGGCCGGTCCGGCCTGGCGGCGGCGCGGCTGTTGCGACGCGAAGGCGCGCGCGTGCGGCTTCTGGACAGCAACCCCAAGGCCTTCGCGGGCCGGGAAGCCCTGGCCGAAGATCTGCGCGCCCTGGGCGTGGAGCTGCTCTTGGGCGAGCACAAGCCGGAGATGTTCGCTCAGGCGGCTTTTGTGGTGCCCAGCCCCGGCATGCCCGCCGTGCGCCTACAGGGACTGGTGGATACGGAGACTTCTGAAATTCTGGCCGAAATGGAACTGGCCTGGCGCTGCCTGAGCGACGAGCCCGTACTGGCCGTTACCGGCACCAGCGGCAAAACCACCACGGCTTCCCTGGCGGCGGCCATGCTGCACGAGCAAGGCTATGCGGTCTTTCTGGGCGGCAATATCGGCACGCCCCTTTCGGAATATGTGCTGGCCGGAACCAGGGCCGACGTGCTGGTGCTGGAGGTATCCAGCTTTCAGCTTCAGACCTGCACGACGTTCTGCCCCCGGGCGGGCATCCTGCTCAACATTACGCCCAATCATCTGGACTACCATAAGGATATGGAAGAATACATTACGGCCAAGTTCCGCCTGTTCCGCTGTCAGGACGAGGGCGATCTGGCCGTGCTGGGGGCGGACCTGCGCCCCCTGGCCGAACGTTATGCGCTCAAGGCCCGCACGGTTTTTGTGGACGCCACGGAGCGCTTTCCCCACAGTCGGCTCATGGGGCGGCACAACCGCATCAACGAGGAGGCGGCCTGGCAGGCCTGCCGACTGTTCGGCGTGCGCGAAGAGAGCGCGGCCCGCGCCGTGGCCCGCTTTGCGCCGCTGCCGCACCGCCTGGAGCGGGTGCGCGAACTGCGTGGCGTGCTGTATGTCAATGATTCCAAATGCACCACGGTATCGGCCCTGCAAGTGGCGCTGGAGGCTTTTGACCGGCCTGTGCGCCTGCTTTGCGGCGGCAAGTTCAAAGGCGGCGATTTGGCGGCCCTCTCCGCGCTGGTGCGGGAAAAAGTCAAAGAAGTTGTGCTGTTCGGCGCAAGTCGTGAGCATTTTGAAAAGGCCTGGCAAGGGGTCGTGCCCCTGAGCTGGCACCCGACCCTGGAGCCGGCCGTGCGCTTTGCGAGCGCCGACGCGCAGCCGGGCGAGGTGGTGCTGCTGGCCCCGGCCACATCCAGTTATGATCTTTACCGCAACTATGAAGAGCGCGGCGACGATTTTAAACGTCTGGTGGGGTTGTTGGCATGA
- the ftsW gene encoding putative lipid II flippase FtsW, translated as MKNVFTAKTVKKSGESPLARAMNGATNAAPFDWWLFALMLVILAIGLVMVLSASGIVAEQVNGDKYYFFKRQIFFALAGGAALWGAALMPRQWLYHLQYPALFVALLLLLVTLSPLTPAINGAKRWIPLGPVSVQPMEFVKIALALYLAYFMSSKQDLIKTFSRGVIPPFAVTGLFCFLLLLQPDFGSAVVLACLLFFMCVAGGTRFIYLFFSVALACAGAMALAISSPYRLRRLLAFLDPFQDAHNTGYQLVQSLLAIGSGSFFGVGVGASKQKMFYLPEAHNDFIMAVLAEELGFVGVSVVMILFALLFWRCYKIIMGQQNLRDRFTAFGITTILVMGAVLNLAVVMGVAPPKGVPMPLMSYGGSNLVATMLCVGLLMNFSRTAEPWTASS; from the coding sequence ATGAAAAACGTCTTTACGGCCAAAACCGTAAAAAAATCGGGTGAGAGCCCTCTGGCACGCGCCATGAATGGGGCGACGAACGCAGCGCCCTTTGACTGGTGGCTGTTCGCTCTCATGCTGGTTATTCTGGCCATTGGTCTGGTCATGGTACTTTCGGCCAGCGGCATTGTGGCCGAACAGGTCAACGGCGACAAATACTATTTTTTCAAGCGTCAGATCTTCTTTGCCCTGGCGGGCGGGGCGGCCCTCTGGGGCGCGGCCCTTATGCCGCGGCAGTGGCTTTACCATCTGCAGTATCCCGCACTTTTTGTGGCGTTATTGCTCCTGCTGGTGACGCTCTCGCCGCTGACCCCGGCCATCAACGGCGCCAAGCGCTGGATTCCGCTGGGGCCTGTTTCCGTGCAGCCCATGGAATTCGTCAAAATTGCTTTGGCCCTGTATCTGGCCTACTTCATGAGCTCCAAGCAGGATCTGATCAAGACCTTCAGCCGGGGCGTCATCCCGCCCTTTGCGGTCACAGGCCTGTTCTGTTTTCTGCTGCTGCTCCAGCCGGACTTCGGCAGCGCCGTGGTGTTGGCCTGCCTGCTTTTCTTTATGTGTGTGGCGGGTGGCACCCGCTTTATCTACCTGTTCTTTTCCGTAGCCCTGGCCTGCGCGGGCGCCATGGCCCTGGCCATTTCCTCCCCCTATCGGCTGCGGCGGCTGCTGGCCTTTCTCGATCCTTTTCAGGACGCCCACAATACGGGCTACCAGTTGGTGCAGTCCTTGCTGGCCATCGGTTCCGGCAGCTTCTTCGGCGTGGGGGTGGGGGCCAGCAAGCAGAAGATGTTCTATCTGCCGGAGGCCCACAACGACTTTATCATGGCCGTGCTGGCTGAAGAACTGGGCTTTGTGGGCGTGAGCGTAGTCATGATTCTGTTCGCCCTCTTGTTCTGGCGCTGCTACAAAATCATCATGGGCCAGCAGAATCTGCGCGACCGCTTCACCGCTTTCGGCATTACCACCATTCTGGTCATGGGCGCGGTGCTCAATCTGGCCGTGGTCATGGGCGTGGCCCCGCCCAAGGGCGTGCCCATGCCGCTCATGAGCTACGGCGGCAGTAACCTGGTGGCCACCATGCTTTGTGTGGGGCTGCTCATGAACTTTTCAAGGACGGCGGAACCGTGGACAGCATCCTCCTGA